One segment of Variovorax paradoxus DNA contains the following:
- a CDS encoding acyl-CoA synthetase: MSQVILDQRSVERDALMQRAMRAARGLHEMGVREGDAVALLLRNDFAFFEAQQAAAALGAYAVPINWHGKPEEVLYIVNDVQPKVMVAHADLMAPVLAQVPPATQVVAVPTPPEAMRSFGLSDEAAAPPPGATEWNAWLEAFAPWDGPPLRSRATMIYTSGTTGRAKGVKRDAATPEQAAAYVELLRSVYGLHPGVRALIGGPLYHSSPNAFARQALQVAELLVMQTRFDAEAALAAIERHRITHMVAVPTMFVRMLKLPEAVRRRYDLRSLQWVTHTGAPCSPETKRALMDWWGPVVYETYGGTEVGTATLSTPEDWLAFPGSVGRLTPGARMALYGEDGQPVAPGAVGEIFVRVPAYADFTYHNHPARRAEVERDGLISCGDVGYVKDDHLYLCDRRADMVISAGVNIYPAEIEAVLLQCPDVRDCAVFGIPDDEMGESLAAAVEPMPGTAPDATQLRAFLEARIARYKVPRRIDFHEALPREDSGKIFKRRLRDPFWQAAGRKI; encoded by the coding sequence ATGAGCCAGGTGATCCTCGACCAGCGCAGCGTGGAGCGCGACGCGCTCATGCAGCGTGCGATGCGCGCCGCCCGCGGCCTCCATGAGATGGGCGTGCGCGAAGGCGACGCCGTGGCACTGCTGCTGCGCAACGACTTCGCCTTCTTCGAGGCGCAGCAGGCCGCCGCCGCGCTCGGCGCGTATGCCGTGCCGATCAACTGGCACGGCAAGCCCGAGGAAGTGCTCTACATCGTGAACGACGTGCAGCCGAAGGTGATGGTCGCGCATGCGGATCTGATGGCACCGGTTCTGGCGCAGGTTCCGCCGGCGACGCAGGTCGTCGCCGTACCCACGCCGCCGGAGGCGATGCGCAGTTTCGGGCTGAGCGACGAGGCGGCTGCCCCGCCGCCCGGCGCCACGGAATGGAACGCGTGGCTCGAGGCCTTCGCCCCATGGGACGGCCCGCCGCTGCGCAGCCGCGCAACCATGATCTACACCTCCGGCACGACCGGCCGGGCCAAGGGCGTGAAGCGCGATGCCGCCACGCCCGAGCAGGCCGCGGCCTATGTCGAACTGCTGCGCAGCGTGTACGGCCTGCACCCCGGCGTGCGCGCGCTGATCGGCGGGCCGCTGTACCACTCGTCGCCCAATGCCTTCGCGCGTCAGGCGCTCCAGGTGGCCGAACTGCTGGTGATGCAGACCCGCTTCGACGCCGAGGCTGCGCTCGCGGCCATCGAGCGCCACCGCATCACCCACATGGTGGCGGTGCCCACGATGTTCGTGCGCATGCTCAAGCTGCCCGAGGCGGTGCGCCGCCGCTACGACCTGCGCTCGCTGCAATGGGTGACGCACACCGGCGCGCCCTGCTCGCCCGAGACCAAGCGCGCCCTCATGGACTGGTGGGGCCCGGTGGTCTACGAGACCTATGGCGGCACCGAGGTCGGCACCGCCACGCTCAGCACGCCCGAGGACTGGCTTGCGTTCCCCGGCAGCGTGGGCCGCCTCACGCCCGGCGCACGCATGGCGCTGTACGGCGAGGACGGCCAACCCGTGGCACCGGGTGCGGTCGGCGAGATCTTCGTGCGCGTGCCCGCCTATGCCGACTTCACGTACCACAACCATCCCGCCAGGCGCGCGGAGGTGGAACGCGACGGCCTCATCAGCTGCGGCGACGTCGGCTACGTGAAGGACGATCACCTCTACCTGTGCGACCGCCGCGCCGACATGGTGATCTCCGCCGGCGTGAACATCTACCCGGCCGAGATCGAGGCCGTGCTGCTGCAGTGCCCCGACGTGCGCGACTGCGCGGTGTTCGGCATTCCCGACGACGAGATGGGCGAATCGCTGGCCGCGGCCGTCGAGCCGATGCCGGGCACCGCGCCCGATGCGACGCAGCTGCGCGCCTTCCTCGAAGCACGCATCGCCCGCTACAAGGTCCCGCGCCGCATCGACTTCCATGAAGCGCTGCCGCGCGAGGACAGCGGCAAGATCTT
- a CDS encoding enoyl-CoA hydratase-related protein: MSAFEAIRWDRSGPVLTLTLYRPEKMNAMTRAMRRELCEAIDRADADDAVRAIVVTGAGRAFCAGFDLSEGAGAFGAPPAPGDEPDRDGGGVLALRLFACTKPLIAAVNGAAVGIGASMLLPMDVRICASDARFGFVFARRGIVPDACASWFLPRVAGIAKALEWSLGGRVFDAAEAASGGLVSEVCEPGGLLARAQALARDIAENAAPVSVALTRQLMWRMLGESHPMAAHRIESAAIASRGTSADVAEGVASFRDKRPAQFPDRVSDGMPALYPWWTEPQFRA, encoded by the coding sequence ATGAGCGCATTCGAGGCCATCCGCTGGGACCGCTCGGGACCCGTCCTCACGCTGACGCTGTATCGGCCGGAGAAGATGAACGCCATGACGCGCGCGATGCGCCGGGAGCTGTGCGAGGCCATCGACCGTGCCGACGCCGACGACGCGGTGCGCGCCATCGTGGTCACCGGTGCGGGGCGGGCCTTCTGCGCCGGCTTCGACCTGTCCGAAGGTGCAGGCGCGTTCGGCGCACCTCCCGCACCCGGCGACGAACCGGACCGTGACGGCGGCGGCGTGCTCGCGCTGCGGCTCTTCGCCTGCACCAAGCCGCTGATCGCCGCGGTCAATGGCGCGGCCGTGGGCATCGGCGCCTCGATGCTGCTGCCGATGGACGTGCGAATCTGCGCCAGCGATGCGCGCTTCGGCTTCGTCTTCGCGCGGCGCGGCATCGTGCCCGACGCCTGCGCGAGCTGGTTCCTGCCGCGTGTCGCCGGCATCGCCAAGGCACTCGAATGGAGCCTGGGCGGACGCGTGTTCGATGCGGCGGAGGCTGCGTCGGGCGGTCTGGTGAGCGAAGTGTGCGAGCCGGGCGGGCTGCTGGCCCGCGCGCAGGCGCTCGCACGCGACATCGCGGAGAACGCGGCGCCGGTGTCGGTCGCGCTCACGCGGCAGCTCATGTGGCGCATGCTCGGCGAGAGCCATCCGATGGCGGCGCATCGCATCGAGAGCGCGGCGATCGCATCGCGCGGCACTTCGGCGGATGTGGCCGAGGGCGTGGCCTCGTTCAGGGACAAGCGTCCCGCGCAGTTTCCCGACCGCGTGAGCGACGGCATGCCTGCGCTCTACCCGTGGTGGACCGAGCCCCAGTTCCGGGCCTGA